From a single Solirubrobacterales bacterium genomic region:
- a CDS encoding class I SAM-dependent methyltransferase, producing the protein SLENVTTLVTRSEDLARGEARESFDLVTARAVAPLDALAELGAPLLKTGGSLVAWKGEPEPEGEAAVLRTSDRTGMTVDRSVPVRPYSSSRERRLYILKKIAPTSDNLPRRPGLARKRPLAGRRSN; encoded by the coding sequence CTCGCTCGAGAACGTCACGACTCTGGTCACTCGCTCGGAGGACCTGGCTCGGGGTGAGGCTCGTGAGAGCTTCGATCTGGTCACCGCCCGGGCGGTCGCCCCGCTGGATGCCCTGGCTGAACTCGGAGCTCCCCTGCTGAAGACGGGAGGCAGCCTTGTCGCCTGGAAGGGCGAGCCCGAACCGGAAGGAGAAGCGGCCGTGCTGCGGACCTCCGACCGGACCGGAATGACGGTGGACCGGTCGGTGCCGGTTCGGCCGTACTCTTCAAGCCGGGAGCGGCGACTGTACATCCTGAAGAAGATCGCCCCCACATCCGACAACCTGCCCCGCCGCCCCGGGCTTGCCCGCAAGCGCCCGCTGGCCGGACGGAGAAGCAACTGA
- a CDS encoding ParA family protein, which yields MGLIYAIANQKGGVGKTTTAVNLGSAFARLGRRVLVVDLDQQCNATVGLGLGRDDRPSSYEVLAGESTVAEAARSAGPENLWVVPASRDLAGSVVELPRLDQPNFQLSRQMGEVDERFDMILIDCPPALGPVTVNALVASDRVIVPVQAEYLALEGLVEFLDTLSTVRREMNPSLELAGVLVTMHDERTRLAQDVERELRDHFSETVFRTVIPRAVRVAEAPSYGIPVTEYAPGSRGSTAYIALAEEVIERG from the coding sequence GTGGGACTGATCTACGCGATCGCCAATCAGAAGGGCGGGGTCGGCAAGACCACCACCGCCGTCAACCTCGGATCCGCCTTCGCCCGTCTCGGTCGAAGGGTCCTGGTGGTCGACCTCGACCAGCAGTGCAATGCCACGGTCGGCCTCGGTCTCGGCCGCGACGACCGTCCCTCGAGCTACGAGGTCCTCGCCGGGGAGTCGACCGTCGCCGAGGCGGCTCGCTCGGCCGGACCGGAGAATCTCTGGGTGGTCCCGGCCAGCCGCGACCTCGCCGGATCGGTGGTCGAGCTTCCCCGGCTGGATCAGCCAAACTTCCAGCTCAGCCGCCAGATGGGCGAGGTTGACGAAAGATTCGACATGATCCTGATCGACTGTCCTCCGGCGCTCGGTCCGGTAACCGTCAACGCCCTGGTCGCCTCCGATCGGGTGATCGTCCCGGTCCAGGCCGAGTATCTGGCCCTGGAGGGACTGGTCGAGTTTCTCGACACCCTCTCCACCGTCCGTCGCGAGATGAATCCGAGCCTCGAACTGGCCGGGGTCCTGGTCACCATGCATGACGAACGGACCAGGCTGGCCCAGGATGTGGAGCGCGAACTCCGCGACCACTTTTCCGAGACCGTATTCCGCACCGTGATCCCCCGGGCGGTCCGGGTGGCCGAGGCCCCCAGCTACGGGATCCCGGTCACCGAGTACGCTCCCGGGTCACGTGGATCGACCGCATACATCGCGCTGGCAGAGGAGGTGATCGAGCGTGGCTGA
- a CDS encoding ParB/RepB/Spo0J family partition protein, whose product MAEKRGMGRGLGAILPQSANGPDMRELPVESIKPNPGQPRTRFAKEALQALADSIAASGVIQPLIVRPAGRGGYEIIAGERRWRAARIAGVEKVPVVVRDSDEADRLEVALIENMVRENLNPVEEARACAALVEDLGLSKEELGRRVGRSRPQISNLIRLLDLPDDVLDLLEQGELSEGHGRAILQVPDHDRRRDLARRAVREGWSVRQTEAGARELAEPATRSKAGPGLSAEEREAIAAITEKLETALDHPVRLKPRGDRLVLEISLDELEQAVDLADRLG is encoded by the coding sequence GTGGCTGAAAAGCGGGGAATGGGCCGCGGGCTCGGGGCGATCCTGCCCCAGAGCGCGAACGGGCCCGACATGCGCGAACTTCCGGTTGAATCGATCAAGCCCAATCCAGGCCAGCCCCGAACCCGGTTCGCGAAAGAGGCACTCCAGGCCCTGGCCGACTCGATCGCTGCATCCGGAGTGATCCAGCCGTTGATCGTCCGGCCGGCCGGCCGCGGTGGCTACGAGATCATCGCCGGAGAGCGGCGCTGGCGGGCGGCCCGGATCGCCGGGGTCGAGAAGGTACCCGTGGTGGTCCGTGACTCGGACGAGGCGGACCGACTCGAAGTCGCCCTGATCGAGAACATGGTCCGGGAAAACCTGAACCCGGTCGAGGAGGCACGGGCCTGCGCCGCCCTGGTCGAGGATCTCGGCCTGAGCAAGGAGGAACTTGGCCGACGGGTGGGCAGGTCCCGACCCCAGATCTCCAACCTGATCCGGCTGCTCGACCTCCCCGACGACGTTCTCGACCTGCTCGAACAGGGTGAACTGAGCGAAGGGCACGGCCGGGCGATCCTGCAGGTGCCGGACCACGACCGCAGAAGGGACCTGGCCCGCCGGGCCGTTCGGGAAGGATGGTCGGTCCGGCAGACCGAGGCCGGCGCCAGGGAGCTTGCCGAACCGGCCACCCGGAGCAAGGCCGGTCCCGGCCTCAGCGCGGAGGAAAGGGAGGCGATCGCTGCGATCACCGAGAAACTGGAGACCGCGCTGGATCACCCGGTCCGCCTCAAGCCACGCGGCGACCGTCTGGTCCTCGAGATCTCCCTGGACGAGCTGGAACAGGCGGTTGATCTGGCCGACCGGCTCGGGTAG
- a CDS encoding bifunctional nuclease family protein, with the protein MREVQIYGVSFDMVGKQPIVLLKTIDDNRFLPIWIGHPEAAAILMKLQGAETPRPMTHDLMVELLDQVGTSCERISINELRDNTFYASITLSVSGSEIELDSRPSDALALAVRVEAPIFVSEDVIEESSIEFDQAVEDNDQVVERFKDFLDDVSPDDFLKDS; encoded by the coding sequence ATGCGTGAGGTTCAGATCTACGGGGTCAGTTTCGACATGGTCGGCAAACAGCCGATCGTGTTGCTGAAGACGATCGACGACAACCGGTTCCTGCCGATCTGGATCGGACATCCGGAGGCTGCGGCGATCCTGATGAAGCTCCAGGGCGCCGAGACACCTCGGCCGATGACCCACGATCTGATGGTCGAACTGCTCGACCAGGTCGGCACCAGTTGTGAGCGGATCTCGATCAACGAACTTCGCGACAACACGTTCTACGCGTCGATCACGCTTTCGGTTTCCGGAAGCGAGATTGAACTGGACTCCCGGCCCTCGGATGCGTTGGCGCTGGCCGTCCGGGTCGAAGCACCGATCTTTGTCTCCGAGGACGTGATCGAGGAGTCCTCGATCGAGTTCGATCAGGCGGTTGAGGACAACGATCAGGTGGTCGAGCGATTCAAGGACTTCCTCGACGACGTCTCACCGGACGACTTCCTCAAGGATTCGTAG
- a CDS encoding D-alanine--D-alanine ligase has product MKVAVLQGGRSLERGVSLRSGGRVSEALSGLGHQVMELDPGPDLVKRLEADRPDVAFIALHGVDGEDGTIQSLLEILGIPYTGPGASSCQRCMDKILAKHLLREAGLPTPDWLTYSEAAIRDFGAAATFPRGIELLGLPAVAKPASQGSSLGIKVVRDPAELPGALITALSYDSRALFERWIDGRELTVSVVGGEALPVLEVTTHGREGFDFEARYEVGGAGFTCPAELDPALAAEVQRVGLAAWTALGCEGFARVDLILGADGPWILEINAVPGLTETSLLPQSAETAGITFPDLVERLLQLALERQIT; this is encoded by the coding sequence ATGAAGGTAGCTGTGCTTCAGGGCGGGCGTTCGCTTGAACGAGGAGTTTCGCTCCGGTCTGGCGGGCGGGTCAGCGAGGCCCTGAGCGGTCTCGGACATCAGGTGATGGAGCTCGATCCGGGACCCGACCTGGTGAAACGGCTCGAAGCCGACCGACCCGACGTAGCCTTCATTGCGCTGCACGGAGTTGACGGCGAGGACGGCACGATCCAGTCCCTGCTCGAGATTCTCGGAATCCCCTATACGGGCCCGGGCGCGTCCTCCTGCCAGCGCTGCATGGACAAGATCCTGGCCAAACACCTGCTGCGGGAGGCCGGGCTGCCGACCCCGGACTGGCTCACCTACAGCGAGGCGGCGATCCGGGATTTCGGGGCGGCCGCGACCTTCCCCCGTGGAATCGAGCTGCTCGGTCTGCCCGCCGTGGCGAAGCCGGCCTCCCAGGGGTCGTCACTCGGGATCAAGGTGGTCCGCGATCCGGCCGAGCTTCCGGGTGCCCTGATCACTGCCCTGAGCTACGACAGCCGGGCGCTGTTCGAACGCTGGATTGACGGAAGGGAGCTGACCGTCTCGGTTGTCGGAGGCGAAGCGCTGCCGGTGCTCGAGGTGACGACTCACGGTCGGGAGGGTTTTGATTTCGAGGCCCGCTACGAGGTTGGCGGAGCCGGATTCACCTGCCCGGCCGAACTGGATCCGGCCCTCGCCGCCGAGGTTCAGCGAGTCGGGCTGGCCGCCTGGACCGCACTCGGTTGCGAGGGGTTCGCCCGGGTTGACCTGATCCTCGGGGCGGACGGGCCCTGGATCCTCGAGATCAACGCGGTACCCGGGCTCACCGAGACCTCGCTGCTTCCTCAGTCGGCCGAAACTGCGGGGATCACCTTCCCCGATCTGGTCGAACGCCTGCTCCAGCTCGCCCTGGAACGCCAGATCACCTGA
- a CDS encoding PLP-dependent aminotransferase family protein, which yields MAAQPSSRRPGTRSRDLERYAALFARRTRVMRSSAMRDMMEITARPEVISLAGGLPDTSTFPADTFTAEMNRIARSSLAEALQYGPTEGTGLLREQIVKVMAAENMTVDPHEVTVTTGGQQAIDLISKVLLDPGDVLICDAPTYPGALPTFLTYEADVRQIECDHDGMRIDLLEETLAALAAEGRRPKFIYSVPTFQNPAGVTLSLERRIRLVELAAEYEVIVVEDNPYGLLRFDGDPLPTLHNLDAGGYVVYLGTFSKILSAGLRLGWIVAPRPIREKVVLGKGASDLCTSTLTQDFAGHYFRDDNWQAYIDELRLIYRGRRDTMIAAIEEHFPEGHTRSHPDGGLFLWATMPEGIDTENLLAKSLQRGVAFVPGTSAYVDGRGHRSMRLNFSGVSEDEITEGIHRIGVVAREHRDLVESIGGLESGARTEEESR from the coding sequence ATGGCGGCGCAACCATCCTCCCGGCGACCCGGCACGAGATCGCGGGACCTCGAACGATACGCGGCCCTGTTTGCCCGGAGGACGAGAGTGATGCGCTCCTCGGCGATGCGGGACATGATGGAGATCACGGCCCGGCCGGAGGTGATCTCCCTCGCCGGTGGCCTGCCCGACACCTCGACCTTTCCGGCCGACACCTTCACCGCCGAGATGAACCGGATCGCCCGCAGCTCGCTGGCCGAGGCACTTCAGTACGGGCCGACCGAGGGCACCGGGCTGCTGCGGGAACAGATCGTGAAAGTGATGGCCGCCGAGAACATGACGGTGGATCCGCACGAGGTCACCGTCACCACCGGTGGTCAGCAGGCGATCGACCTGATCAGCAAGGTGTTGCTGGACCCGGGTGACGTGCTGATCTGCGATGCCCCCACCTACCCCGGGGCCCTGCCGACCTTTCTCACCTACGAGGCGGATGTTCGCCAGATCGAGTGCGATCACGACGGGATGCGGATCGATCTGCTGGAGGAGACCCTCGCGGCCCTGGCGGCCGAGGGCCGCCGACCGAAGTTCATCTACTCGGTGCCCACCTTTCAGAACCCGGCGGGAGTGACGCTCTCGCTCGAACGCCGGATTCGCCTGGTCGAACTGGCTGCCGAGTACGAGGTGATCGTGGTCGAGGACAATCCGTACGGCCTGCTTCGGTTCGACGGGGATCCACTGCCCACGCTGCACAACCTGGATGCCGGCGGCTACGTCGTCTACCTCGGAACCTTCTCGAAGATTCTCTCGGCCGGTTTGAGACTGGGCTGGATCGTGGCCCCGCGGCCGATCCGGGAGAAGGTTGTGCTGGGCAAGGGAGCCTCCGATCTCTGCACCTCGACCCTGACCCAGGACTTTGCCGGTCACTACTTCCGGGACGACAACTGGCAGGCCTACATCGACGAGCTGCGCCTGATCTACCGCGGCCGGAGGGACACGATGATCGCCGCGATCGAGGAACACTTCCCGGAGGGTCACACCCGAAGCCACCCCGACGGGGGGCTGTTTCTCTGGGCCACGATGCCGGAGGGAATCGACACCGAGAACCTGCTCGCCAAGTCGCTCCAACGGGGCGTCGCGTTCGTTCCCGGCACCTCGGCCTACGTTGACGGGCGGGGACATCGTTCGATGCGGCTCAACTTTTCGGGAGTCTCCGAGGACGAGATCACCGAGGGCATCCACCGGATCGGGGTTGTGGCCCGGGAGCATCGGGACCTGGTCGAGTCGATCGGGGGACTGGAAAGTGGAGCGAGGACAGAGGAGGAGAGCCGATGA
- a CDS encoding alkaline phosphatase family protein, whose amino-acid sequence MARKLVLAYVDSLRTDMLEATIAAGRAPTLSRLVKRGTLVRDCVSSFPSVTPVASAEMVTGVASDQHWIPGMNWYHRTERRYVEYGSSIAATRAFGFFRSLHDLVYNMNLAHLSPAVETVFESLDDRGLDTASTPFLIYRGRHRHDVTLAGLTGKAVEAGLLKFHYGTWGPKELFYGDLYSSMEIPCKGTNVPGRRDPYSACCAAELIARDRFDFLLLSFPDNDNYSHRKGPEASGDSIERVDLCMAEVVRAAGGTEKFLAEYALVLLADHAHTAVDSELDLISWMAERWRVLGPSDDRPERAELAVSPTSRAAGIYLLEESTNRTSLAALHRQVREHAASLDGVELTVWIEDADGSPVVSGPGRTAPVPAGSSVVVSRYGRRFAFRPSPVSGRRRKRATPDHETVADRRGNEWEITGNQEALEALVEDGVIRTPVYPDALARLWAAARSPHSGEILISVAPGFECVDWGGVTHVPGGSHGSLRREDSEGPLLFCGCGPDLPDSTRSAAEPWALRDVAGVIREFFSA is encoded by the coding sequence ATGGCCCGCAAGCTGGTCCTGGCCTACGTCGACTCACTCCGAACCGACATGCTCGAGGCGACCATCGCCGCCGGTCGCGCCCCCACCCTTTCCCGCCTGGTCAAGCGTGGCACCCTGGTCCGGGACTGCGTCTCCTCCTTCCCCTCGGTCACCCCGGTGGCATCTGCCGAGATGGTCACCGGGGTCGCTTCCGATCAGCACTGGATTCCGGGGATGAACTGGTACCACCGGACCGAGCGCCGCTACGTCGAGTACGGATCCTCGATTGCCGCGACCCGGGCTTTCGGATTCTTCCGGTCGCTCCACGACCTCGTCTACAACATGAACCTGGCCCATCTCTCGCCGGCCGTCGAGACGGTCTTCGAGAGCCTTGACGACCGGGGCCTCGACACCGCCTCGACCCCGTTCCTGATCTACCGGGGCCGCCATCGGCATGACGTCACCCTCGCCGGGTTGACCGGCAAGGCGGTCGAGGCGGGCCTGCTCAAGTTCCACTACGGAACCTGGGGCCCGAAGGAGCTTTTCTACGGGGATCTCTACTCCTCGATGGAGATCCCGTGCAAGGGCACCAACGTGCCGGGCCGGCGCGATCCGTACTCGGCCTGCTGTGCGGCCGAACTGATTGCCCGCGACCGGTTTGACTTCCTGCTGCTCTCCTTCCCCGACAACGACAACTACTCCCATCGCAAGGGCCCCGAAGCGTCCGGCGACTCGATCGAACGGGTGGACCTCTGTATGGCGGAGGTGGTCCGGGCGGCCGGCGGCACCGAGAAGTTCCTCGCCGAGTATGCCCTGGTCCTGCTGGCCGACCACGCCCACACCGCGGTTGACAGCGAACTGGATCTGATCAGCTGGATGGCTGAGAGATGGCGGGTGCTCGGACCGTCTGATGATCGCCCCGAACGAGCCGAACTCGCGGTCAGTCCGACTTCCCGGGCGGCCGGGATCTATCTCCTTGAGGAGAGCACGAACCGCACCTCCCTGGCGGCACTCCACCGACAGGTGCGGGAGCACGCCGCTTCGCTCGACGGGGTCGAACTGACCGTCTGGATCGAGGATGCGGACGGCAGTCCGGTGGTTTCCGGTCCCGGCCGGACCGCCCCGGTCCCGGCCGGATCCTCGGTGGTGGTTTCGCGTTACGGTCGCCGCTTTGCCTTCCGGCCGTCACCGGTCTCCGGTCGACGGCGGAAGCGGGCCACGCCGGACCATGAAACGGTCGCCGACCGGCGCGGCAACGAGTGGGAGATCACCGGCAACCAGGAGGCACTCGAGGCGCTGGTCGAGGATGGAGTGATCCGGACCCCGGTCTATCCCGACGCACTGGCCCGGCTCTGGGCGGCGGCTCGTTCTCCTCATTCGGGCGAGATCCTGATCTCGGTCGCGCCCGGCTTCGAGTGCGTCGACTGGGGCGGAGTGACCCACGTTCCCGGCGGTTCTCACGGTTCGCTGCGGCGTGAGGACTCGGAGGGACCGCTGCTGTTCTGTGGCTGTGGCCCGGATCTGCCGGATTCGACCCGGTCCGCCGCGGAGCCCTGGGCCCTGCGTGACGTCGCCGGTGTGATCCGGGAGTTCTTCTCAGCTTGA
- a CDS encoding TIGR00282 family metallophosphoesterase: MKLLFIGDVVGSPGRRGLARALPSLRERFAWDLLVVNGENSAGGMGITEKTGLELFDLGADVITLGNHTYRHRSAYEYLDRTERVIRPANYRRANPGRGHCILDAGGMRVGVVNLSGTVGLDAARSPFDEADLLLDRLGEEGAEAVIVDFHAEVTSEKVALGWYLDGRAAAVLGTHTHVPTADGRVLPGGTAFISDVGMTGARDSVLGVRKEGAIERLRTGMPVRFETAENDVWVMGAAVEINRRGRADSIEPFMVPAP, encoded by the coding sequence GTGAAACTCCTGTTTATCGGCGACGTGGTCGGGAGCCCGGGGCGACGGGGCCTGGCCCGGGCACTTCCCTCGCTGCGGGAGCGATTCGCCTGGGATCTGCTGGTCGTGAACGGGGAGAACTCGGCCGGGGGAATGGGAATAACCGAGAAGACCGGACTGGAACTATTCGATCTCGGGGCGGACGTGATCACCCTTGGCAATCACACCTACCGGCACCGCAGTGCCTACGAGTATCTCGACCGGACCGAGCGGGTGATTCGGCCGGCGAACTACCGGCGAGCGAACCCGGGCCGGGGGCACTGCATCCTGGACGCCGGCGGAATGAGGGTCGGGGTGGTCAACCTCAGCGGAACGGTCGGACTGGACGCCGCCCGTTCGCCATTCGACGAGGCCGACCTGCTGCTGGACCGGCTGGGCGAGGAGGGGGCCGAGGCGGTGATCGTCGACTTCCACGCCGAGGTGACCAGCGAAAAGGTGGCCCTGGGCTGGTATCTGGACGGCCGTGCCGCGGCCGTACTCGGTACCCACACCCACGTACCGACCGCCGACGGCCGGGTGCTTCCAGGCGGCACCGCTTTCATCAGCGATGTCGGGATGACCGGGGCGCGCGACTCGGTACTCGGTGTCCGGAAGGAGGGGGCGATCGAACGCCTTCGAACCGGGATGCCGGTCCGGTTCGAGACCGCTGAGAACGACGTCTGGGTGATGGGTGCTGCGGTGGAGATCAACCGGCGCGGCCGGGCCGACTCGATCGAACCGTTCATGGTGCCGGCGCCCTGA
- a CDS encoding ABC transporter ATP-binding protein has protein sequence MEAFEPQSALAARGLGKQFGDRVALRNVDFSVAPGEVVALIGPNGAGKTTLLSILAGIQPPDRGEVQSNGVGWVPQQPALYRRLTVAENLMLFARLQFAAGQGRIDPAERVSRMLELTGLAGRRGDRVGTLSGGNQQRVNIAIGLMAEPGVLLLDEPAVGLDPAQRARLWEFILGLVESGTSVAFSTHDIQEADRYAARIVVIADGEAIFSGSAADLRQAVAASGAGMPDLESSFLAFLHAEGH, from the coding sequence ATGGAAGCGTTCGAGCCACAATCAGCGCTGGCCGCCCGGGGGCTCGGCAAGCAGTTCGGGGATCGGGTGGCCCTTCGGAACGTCGATTTCTCGGTTGCCCCGGGGGAGGTGGTCGCGCTGATCGGACCGAACGGGGCCGGCAAGACCACCCTGCTCTCGATCCTCGCCGGGATCCAGCCCCCGGACCGGGGCGAGGTGCAGAGCAACGGGGTCGGCTGGGTGCCTCAGCAGCCGGCGCTCTACCGGCGCCTGACGGTGGCCGAGAATCTGATGCTTTTCGCCCGCCTGCAGTTCGCGGCGGGCCAGGGACGGATCGACCCGGCGGAAAGGGTTTCCCGGATGCTTGAGCTGACCGGACTCGCCGGTCGCCGGGGTGACCGGGTCGGGACCCTCTCCGGAGGCAACCAGCAGCGGGTGAACATCGCGATCGGCCTGATGGCGGAGCCGGGGGTGCTGCTGCTGGACGAGCCGGCGGTTGGCCTTGATCCCGCCCAGCGGGCCCGGCTCTGGGAGTTCATCCTCGGGCTGGTCGAGTCCGGAACCTCGGTTGCCTTCTCGACCCACGACATCCAGGAGGCCGATCGTTACGCCGCCCGGATCGTGGTTATCGCCGACGGCGAGGCGATCTTTTCCGGCTCGGCGGCCGACCTCCGCCAGGCGGTCGCGGCGAGCGGGGCCGGAATGCCGGATCTCGAATCTTCGTTCCTCGCCTTCCTTCACGCGGAGGGACACTGA
- a CDS encoding ABC transporter permease, producing the protein MRWLLLKDLQILWRSPAQFLLLVLYPILIALLVGFALTRGPEQSTVALYNAAPPGATLGIEKAKLSGAEIRNQLCERVDCVDATSRQEALDLVRSGTATAAVILPEELASQIRSLASISPQRPKIEIVVNGSDTVENQVVDDRIDSMLAEANLLIAKRLATGAVNYLDLLGSGGELELLGNRVEVLGLSRAATTLREIRAELPPGPGRDKLDRAIEFARLAAANLDLAEPMLRAIAQPIEADKTEVGGSAASLDTFAIAATAALALMFVTVLLVAGSLALEREENAFTRLAAGLTTRSRILVAKLGLGTVVGFGVVLLLLVVMTAFLPIEWSRAPLWILATVLAALAFAAVGAALGAVTREVRAASLGAIMICLPLALLSLVPDDAVGALIQTVIGLVTALFPFRPALDALSGGLELAGPGIWVNLAHLLVLTLAYGAVARLALRRF; encoded by the coding sequence ATGAGGTGGCTGCTGCTCAAGGACCTCCAGATCCTGTGGCGCTCCCCCGCCCAGTTTCTCCTGCTGGTGCTCTACCCGATCCTGATTGCCCTGCTGGTCGGTTTCGCCTTGACCCGGGGGCCGGAGCAGTCCACGGTGGCGCTCTACAATGCCGCCCCGCCGGGAGCCACTCTGGGAATCGAGAAGGCGAAGTTGAGTGGGGCCGAGATCCGGAATCAACTCTGCGAGCGGGTGGACTGCGTCGATGCCACCAGCCGCCAGGAGGCGCTGGACCTGGTCCGGTCCGGAACCGCCACCGCCGCGGTGATCCTGCCGGAGGAGCTCGCCTCGCAGATTCGATCGCTGGCTTCGATCTCCCCCCAGCGACCGAAGATCGAGATCGTGGTCAACGGCTCCGACACGGTCGAGAACCAGGTCGTGGACGATCGGATCGACTCGATGCTGGCCGAAGCGAACCTGCTGATCGCGAAGCGTCTTGCCACCGGGGCGGTGAACTACCTCGACCTGCTCGGGTCCGGCGGGGAACTCGAGCTGCTCGGCAACCGGGTCGAGGTACTCGGCCTCTCCAGGGCCGCGACCACCCTCAGGGAGATCCGGGCCGAACTCCCGCCGGGGCCCGGCCGGGACAAGCTCGACCGGGCGATCGAGTTCGCTCGTCTGGCTGCCGCCAATCTCGACCTGGCCGAACCGATGCTGCGGGCGATCGCCCAGCCGATCGAGGCCGACAAGACCGAGGTGGGCGGCAGCGCGGCTTCACTCGACACCTTCGCGATCGCAGCCACCGCGGCACTCGCCCTGATGTTCGTGACGGTGCTGCTGGTGGCCGGCTCGCTGGCGCTCGAACGGGAGGAGAACGCCTTCACCCGTCTGGCTGCGGGTCTGACCACCCGTTCCCGCATCCTGGTGGCGAAGCTCGGACTCGGCACTGTGGTCGGCTTCGGGGTGGTTCTCCTCCTTCTGGTGGTGATGACCGCCTTCCTGCCGATCGAGTGGTCCCGGGCCCCGCTCTGGATCCTCGCCACGGTTCTCGCGGCCCTGGCTTTCGCCGCGGTCGGGGCCGCCCTCGGTGCTGTCACCAGGGAGGTGCGGGCGGCCAGTCTCGGAGCGATCATGATCTGCCTGCCACTGGCCCTGCTCTCGCTGGTGCCGGACGACGCGGTCGGAGCCCTGATCCAGACCGTGATCGGCCTGGTCACCGCGCTCTTCCCCTTTCGACCGGCCCTGGATGCGTTGAGTGGCGGGCTCGAGCTGGCCGGTCCCGGGATCTGGGTCAACCTGGCTCACCTGCTGGTCCTCACCTTGGCCTACGGAGCGGTCGCCCGTCTCGCCCTGCGACGCTTCTGA
- a CDS encoding ubiquinol-cytochrome c reductase iron-sulfur subunit, whose amino-acid sequence MSDPLNKNASAGDEPRINLPEPQPRGYFEGESMTRRKVFTVASQAIGGVAGAAVVLPAVGFALAPLFTRGEERWEAVGALDNFDAETYTPVVFTETPGIGESGKTTAYVRQGSADHNENPDEYIAISTRCAHLGCPVRFVQAAKNFICPCHGGVYNFLGERIGGPPVRPLDRFQVRQRNGQVELGPRYSVTNQLKPVRARDPGEFTGGIWEILYPPRPSTFPPPK is encoded by the coding sequence GTGTCTGATCCGTTGAACAAGAACGCCTCCGCGGGGGACGAGCCCCGCATCAACCTGCCCGAACCTCAGCCTCGCGGTTACTTCGAGGGTGAGTCGATGACCCGCCGCAAGGTGTTCACCGTCGCCAGTCAGGCGATCGGTGGCGTCGCCGGTGCCGCCGTGGTTCTCCCCGCGGTCGGCTTCGCGCTCGCGCCGCTTTTCACCCGTGGCGAGGAACGCTGGGAAGCGGTCGGTGCGCTCGACAACTTCGACGCCGAGACCTACACCCCGGTCGTCTTCACCGAGACCCCCGGGATCGGCGAATCCGGCAAGACCACGGCGTACGTTCGACAGGGCTCGGCCGACCACAACGAGAACCCGGACGAGTACATCGCGATCTCGACCCGCTGCGCCCACCTCGGTTGCCCGGTCCGGTTCGTCCAGGCCGCCAAGAACTTCATCTGCCCCTGCCACGGCGGTGTGTACAACTTCCTCGGCGAGCGGATCGGTGGCCCGCCGGTGCGCCCCCTGGACCGTTTCCAGGTCCGTCAGCGCAACGGTCAGGTTGAACTCGGCCCCCGCTACAGCGTGACCAACCAGCTCAAGCCGGTCCGCGCCCGCGACCCCGGGGAGTTCACCGGCGGCATCTGGGAGATCCTCTACCCGCCGCGTCCGTCCACCTTCCCCCCGCCCAAGTGA